The following coding sequences lie in one Microbacterium sp. XT11 genomic window:
- a CDS encoding cell division initiation protein — MSETPADNDFFDKLIDETPREHTGGFTASFRGYDKGEVDAALSALRNQLQQLKADLADAEARHEDQVEAIRAEERQAREVLESELAAAKAQAADAEQRVTTLTNELVDAPRPEGEDAPSREQFEAILRVAEEQANVLIQNAAVQADRLMAAAREEVTAQRAEAEADAARIIAQAQHDADQVRLKIETEYTAHQATIEREAAHAAEKVHQATQEATAIRTEAEKGAAALRSLVTRETAQLRADAEREVREMNARVLEFEETLTRRQDDAQQEFLVLHNQAVAHAERITTDANEQVAASLEHAQRISAKADDYERLMRTQAAAIEADAQVRARETLERARVKAQKIVDSVTSHTTTVLRDAEDHARKLRWQQQQLASFMAEVRELIRPDGIFSDEAAATAPTTGAAAAAVSADEAFAPSSDDVDGDVSAEVAAADDMVVDDEIEVDDEVETFEAEVIEAEPSDVFLGEEVLEDELVDDDTATIDGKITIDVVEADDNITR, encoded by the coding sequence ATGAGCGAAACGCCCGCCGACAACGACTTCTTCGACAAGCTCATCGACGAGACCCCGCGCGAGCACACCGGCGGATTCACCGCCTCGTTCCGCGGGTACGACAAGGGCGAGGTCGACGCGGCTCTCAGCGCGCTGCGCAACCAGCTGCAGCAGCTGAAGGCCGACCTCGCCGACGCGGAAGCGCGTCACGAAGACCAGGTCGAGGCCATCCGTGCCGAAGAGCGCCAGGCCCGCGAGGTCCTCGAGTCGGAGCTCGCGGCGGCCAAGGCGCAGGCGGCAGACGCCGAGCAGCGGGTGACCACCCTCACGAACGAGCTCGTCGACGCCCCTCGCCCTGAGGGCGAGGACGCCCCGTCGCGTGAGCAGTTCGAGGCGATCCTCCGTGTCGCCGAGGAGCAGGCCAACGTGCTCATCCAGAACGCCGCCGTGCAGGCCGACCGGCTCATGGCCGCGGCCCGCGAGGAGGTCACGGCGCAGCGCGCCGAGGCCGAAGCCGACGCAGCCCGCATCATCGCCCAGGCTCAGCACGACGCCGACCAGGTGCGGCTGAAGATCGAGACGGAGTACACGGCGCATCAGGCCACCATCGAGCGCGAGGCCGCGCACGCCGCCGAGAAGGTGCACCAGGCGACCCAGGAGGCCACGGCCATCCGCACCGAGGCCGAGAAGGGCGCGGCCGCCCTGCGCTCTCTCGTGACGCGGGAGACCGCCCAGCTCCGCGCCGACGCCGAGCGCGAGGTGCGCGAGATGAACGCACGCGTGCTGGAGTTCGAAGAGACCCTGACCCGTCGCCAGGACGACGCGCAGCAGGAGTTCCTCGTGCTGCACAACCAGGCGGTCGCGCACGCGGAGCGCATCACGACCGATGCCAACGAGCAGGTCGCGGCCTCGCTCGAGCACGCGCAGCGGATCTCCGCGAAGGCGGACGACTACGAGCGCCTGATGCGCACCCAGGCGGCGGCGATCGAAGCGGATGCGCAGGTGCGCGCCCGCGAGACTCTCGAGCGCGCGCGTGTGAAGGCGCAGAAGATCGTCGACTCCGTCACGTCGCACACGACGACCGTGCTGCGCGACGCCGAGGACCACGCCCGCAAGCTGCGCTGGCAGCAGCAGCAGCTCGCGAGCTTCATGGCCGAGGTGCGTGAGCTCATCCGCCCCGACGGCATCTTCAGCGACGAGGCGGCTGCAACCGCGCCGACGACGGGCGCGGCGGCAGCGGCGGTGTCGGCCGACGAGGCCTTCGCACCCTCGTCCGACGACGTCGACGGCGATGTGAGCGCCGAGGTCGCAGCGGCAGACGACATGGTCGTCGACGACGAGATCGAGGTCGACGACGAGGTCGAGACCTTCGAGGCCGAGGTCATCGAGGCAGAGCCCTCCGATGTGTTCCTCGGTGAGGAGGTGCTCGAAGACGAGCTCGTCGACGACGACACGGCCACGATCGACGGCAAGATCACGATCGACGTGGTCGAGGCCGACGACAACATCACGCGCTGA
- a CDS encoding NAD(P)-dependent oxidoreductase, with amino-acid sequence MNVGFIGLGIMGMPMAANLVRAGFAVTTWNRTPKSLDGAAAAATVDELYARNRVVVLMLRDEEAVDEVLGRGTDRFADLMRDRVTVQMGTFRPAFSRALADDIAAAGGSYVEAPVSGSRGPAAEGTLVAMLAGASDAVDEIAPVIDAMCAQRVMCGEVPAALGMKLAVNTFLITMVTGLAEAFHFAQATGADARVLQQVLDAGPMASVVSRGKSAKLLDGDFSAQAAISDVLKNAALVEDAAVEAGIPHPLMAVCRALFADAATDRPHDDMIAVIAAIARHH; translated from the coding sequence GTGAACGTGGGGTTCATCGGACTCGGCATCATGGGGATGCCGATGGCCGCCAACCTCGTACGCGCCGGCTTCGCCGTGACGACGTGGAACCGCACGCCGAAGTCGCTCGACGGCGCCGCAGCGGCAGCCACCGTCGACGAGCTGTACGCCCGCAACCGCGTCGTCGTGCTCATGCTCCGTGACGAGGAGGCGGTCGACGAGGTCCTCGGCCGGGGCACCGACCGATTCGCAGACCTCATGCGTGACCGCGTCACCGTGCAGATGGGCACCTTCCGACCGGCCTTCTCGCGGGCGCTCGCCGACGACATCGCGGCGGCGGGCGGCTCATACGTCGAGGCTCCCGTGTCCGGCTCGCGCGGACCGGCCGCCGAAGGCACGCTCGTGGCGATGCTCGCCGGCGCGTCGGATGCCGTCGACGAGATCGCGCCGGTGATCGACGCGATGTGCGCCCAGCGTGTGATGTGCGGCGAGGTCCCCGCGGCGCTGGGGATGAAGCTCGCCGTCAACACGTTCCTCATCACGATGGTCACCGGCCTCGCCGAGGCCTTCCATTTCGCGCAGGCCACCGGTGCAGACGCACGTGTCCTGCAGCAGGTCCTCGACGCCGGCCCCATGGCCTCCGTCGTGTCGCGCGGCAAGTCGGCCAAGCTGCTCGACGGGGACTTCTCCGCACAGGCGGCGATCTCCGACGTGCTGAAGAACGCGGCGCTCGTCGAGGACGCAGCCGTGGAGGCCGGCATCCCGCACCCCCTCATGGCGGTGTGCCGCGCGCTGTTCGCTGATGCCGCGACCGACCGACCACACGACGACATGATCGCCGTCATCGCCGCGATCGCGCGCCATCACTGA